Part of the Primulina huaijiensis isolate GDHJ02 unplaced genomic scaffold, ASM1229523v2 scaffold3245, whole genome shotgun sequence genome, ATTTTACGAGAcaaatatggacatgattgacttgtctcatgaataaagattcgtgaaactgtctcacaagagacatacgcTTAATTAATTCATGTCATGATCCTATCACACAAAAAcacatgtgagacggtctcacgggtcaattttgtgaaacgaataTTCTATATTGGTCATCCAcgtaaaagtattattttttatgtcaaatatattaatttttattgtaaatatggacatgagtgatccgtctcacgaataaagatatgtaagaccgtcttatgaaagacctactcatttaattaaaactttCCATGTGATAGGTTTGATTGGAATCTTGAGTAGCTTTCCTCCTTTTGCTTTTTATCATAAtcattctaaaaataatatttgttacTTAATTTTGATGCatactaattttttatttttatttttttgtaaataaataattgtgtaatgaaaatcttatttttcGTTTACGTTTCGAAATTCCATGTATATTGATTCAGATAATCTATATTtacattttataaattatattgaaaCGGTtccattatatttttctttcagatgaaataaaaatattttttcattatatttttgtttccgGTGAAACTAAACATATTTgtataaattgttttaaatttaatagaattgtattatcatataaaatggGGAAAAGGGCATACTAATCACATAAATATTTAACATCAGATTATGCTTATTATATGCATAAATCGTTTATTATATTCTCAATATTCTGCTGATCAAACGGGTCAATTTCATGAAAGTCAGACTGAAATAGAGAAGACTTGTATTTACCAAAATAGTAAATGTGTGATTTGAAGgcatgtttttaaattaatttatttaaataaattttaaatttatttgtttgttaatttatataaatataataatgataattacgataatttgaaatacatataaaataattgtctttatatatataaataaaagatgaTCAGTCATTTAGGAATTAAAGATTTATGGCAAATTGCGATCACTTTTATGCATTATGTCATCAGTAGTAATTTATTCATAGTAGAAACTAAGGATCTCAATTCAGGTGGTTGGATCGAGTTAAACAAtaatactattcaaaaattgctgaACTTGAACTCGAGTCAATATGAAAACTTCGAGTTAAATCAGGTCGAATTGATGAACCATATTTGATTTTGCCACCAGCAGATACCGTGCGAAATCAAGAGATCTAACCAAATAAATTGGAAATGACATGGCTTGATCCACGTGATCCGTACAGcaatatttgaagaaaaaaaaaaatttattactaCAGTCGATAGGCTCCGATTCGCTGCTGCCGTTTCACGCAATGTTCGCCAGCTGTACTTCACTCATTGAAGGTTGCACCAAATTAGATTCAGTACGGCTACATCTGGAAATAACTTGTCGGCACAGTGATATGGACGCGCTAATGTGCGCGTGAAGCATTTCACGTTCAGATCTGCGCTTTGGCCCATCACACtgccaaaatttaatattagaaaatagaaacaatataatattatggtaAATGTATGTCACGGAGAATCTATTTAATTGGAGAAGATGTATTACAAAGTATGACattatttagaaatttttttattaaaataatattaatatctgttaaatatataattgtaattattaataatatataattctcATTATAATAGTTTCATATCAATATTattgtaataaatataaaaaataatataataataatatttaaagtaTTATCGTTCATACTATACTTACAAAAACGATGGTACATAGCACACGGTCATTGCATGTCTCATATGTTAAAGACGGTAACTCATCTCTTGTTAatatatgaataaatatttatatctacACCGGAAATGTAAAGCCTTCAAGTTTGACTATATTAAACCTAGCTATTATTATCTCTTTTCCTCTATTtcctttaattttctttctatcCCACTTTATGCAACTTCTCTTGCATGCTCATGATTAATCTTAGCTACCACACCCATCATATATAtgccatttaaattttaattgactTATTGTTGAAATTGGACCACATGCATGCCACTACAAAAAATACCGGAGCCCTTATATATGTACTAATCTTTCGAAAAGAAATTTTATACTTcaactaaataattaattagttgGTTGCAATTTGCAAATACATGGGGACTATGCACTCAAAATATCGTCGTCCTTTTACCACAATACCTTGACGAATGACAGTCGCGACCCTTAAATGCACTTTATTGATACATACACACAATTCCCATTATTGgtcattttgatttatttagtCAGTCCTTTGTGAGTTGGAATACTTCTACCGCCTTATGAAGTCAGTCACGCGTCTCGGCACATATATTGTATATCTattgttagttgtcccacatcgattggataaaatttctgagagttgtatatatggacttgaacaATCCTCAACATTGAGCTAGTTTTTGAAGTTGAGTTAGGTTCGAGCATCGATCTTAACATCTATCGTGTACACTCATGTGACTATCGATGAAGTGTTTATCACATCTAGTATATGAGTATTGCATCATCGGTATTCACATATAGTGAGTGTGCAACATATCAAACTATATACACAAACAAAAAGCCGGTAGAAAATttgaatgatttaatttaaaataacctAGCTCGACATCCGGTACGGAGATTGAATATATATTCAGCAAGCTAATGAATTTCGGCAATCAAAGGAAGCTGGGACCAAACCACTTGAAGTTGGTCAAATGCAGTTCTCACTTTCTTTAATGATACGTATTCTTTGGGAAAATGTATGCTTAATCAAGTGTGTTAATGTGGTGGATCGTATGACCATTCATTTGGTCCGATCCGTTGTAGCGTAGAATTTCTCCCGTACTCCCAATATTTACGAACTCGTCAAATCACTGATAAAATATACCGCACTAGCTGATATGAATGGCATCGAGTCCTACAAACCCTAGCTATTTGTTCACATgtacataaatttatttaagttattaagTAATATATGACTATATAGTATATTTGGGTACGGAAGATGAATGACGTTCAATTCCTGATTAGATTATCATATTATCAACTATCCAAAAAACAGTTTGAtcatatataacataaaatccaCCGTTTCATGTTACTAACTCGAACAGTACAAGAAATTTGCTAATTAGAGACCGACATTCTTCGTTATGAAATAGAGATCGATTAGCAGTCGATTTTGCATTTTTtcgttaaattttttgtttctatTTGCATTGTAACGTACcttcttttttaatttcttttgatCATGACATAAATATCAGCATGCACATAAGTTTTGAAAAATAGATGCATTTGAAAATTGAGTCGGTAAACTCAAAATATCTCCCTAGTAGAGGGCCTTTAATATGGTTGTTATAATGTGTCATTGCTTATGGATTTAACCtagtatataaattaatattaaaatgatACAGTTTTTATTCATGcattatcatttttaaaatttgaaaacataattACCCTTATTACAAGATGATACAAgactataattattttttttgtatatcaTGAATTATGTAAATGACTAGCTAATGATCAAGTGTGTTgatgtgcaataattgtctcttttgggtagagcgatcgaaccatgaCGTTTGGACTGTTATGCAGtataaaagatttgagttgcgcAATTTCTCCCACcagttataacttttggtaaagcagcAAGCGCTTGGTCTTACAATTTATATCAGAGACAAGATAATGAGTTCAAtttcattgattgcaaagaatacaattattgagagggagattgttgatgcacaataattgtctttgttgGTCAGAGTGATCGAACAATGATATTTGAGCTACTAAGAGGTTGTGAAAATTTTGAGTTACACCATTAAATTAGTTATACTTTTTACTAAAATGAGTAGTACTCGGTCCTAGAAAGTGAACATATCTGCAAGTGGTGTTTTAATGCATGTTAATGTGGCCACTTGCGTACGTTTTCATAACTAGTAGGGAAAATTCATGAACCTGCAGGCCACCAGAATGGTCATACAATCGACCACAAATGCTATTTTTCCAGTACAACccatattattattgtttttaaataattaaatgttttgtttCTCAAATATCTATTCTCTCAATTCAATGCACGTAAACAGCTTCACGGGCTTTCTAATTACAACTTTTTATCAAAGTACTACATATTGttgagattaaaaaaattatatttaaacggctacaaaaatataaatattagaaaataataataaagctTTTTGTGAACgtttttggaaaattatttataaaatcttaAGACatcattgttatttttaattttattatatatattatttatcattgtaataAAATAGGAAAAATACATGTAATGATGAATTTTATGActcaaattaatattatttgaaccaataaattaattataacacTTGGATTATATAATAGTAATTTTGTAATGAATTTATTACTTTATGGACCTTATGTTTTATAAAGGCCATGGCCAagtctatatatgtatataaaaagAAAAGTATGAAGGCCATGGTTGGTAAAATGTTGGGCCTTGGACTCGTGAAAATTTCCCTTTCATAAAACATACCAAGCAAACGACCTTCCGCCAAGGAATATAGCCGAACAATTACTTCGACTCAAAtgttaaaaattaacaaaaatttgATTCTTTTTGAAATCATATTCTTCTTCTTCCATTCAAACACAAACCTACACGTATGATAGAATTTGTTAGACTGATGTGTTAAGATTTATAAACACAAATCCAAAAGATTAACTTACTACATTATATATACTCACACACCCATAAAACATCCATTCTTTACACAAGATTCACaaattatcaaatacatatattatatgtgcattttttttttttactataaatcATGGACGCATCGTCGAATGATCGTCGTTCTGCAGCATTTTTATAAACTGCAGGTAATCAAAGTTTCATAATGTACTTAGCTAGTATCCAGATTAATGGTCATGTGTTGAAAGGGTGTTTAGAATATATATGAACCACGCCATTTGGAACAACAAATTAAGACAAGAAGGGGTGTTGGTGGGGTGCATTTGTATTTAATTTGTCGTTTGTATTGATGAGATTaaagctagctagctagctcgATCGGACATTTGTTGCCATTGTGTGGAGactgattttcttttcttaattGTCAAATATTATGATGATGGTATTGGTCGTTAGATAGCGCTGTCTTTGGCCACGCTTTTTAGATCAATTTAACATCTTATAACTATGAATAAAGCTTCataatttactttattttttacatacaaaaataataataatcaaggaATAAGATCTTTATTTAGTTCCCTTTTTCTCCTCGGGTACATGCACTGACTTTTtgtcattttattaatttagttaGTTTCTTGTTTCTGTCATATTAATTGAccttaattgtgaatttttcttgtcttatttgaatattaaaattcCGTCGAGTCAATGTCACAACACCTTAGTTATAGAAAATCGATCTCTTTAAACCATCCATGAATGTCCCCATAATTCTCGAAAGAATTATGGATCACTTGAGCAATCAGTAGTGGTCACATACAATAAATACAATAGTACATATTCTTAATTTGCTTAAGATTTCTATCCTCTCTACGAAAGTGTGTGGGTTTCTTCTCTGTATTGCCGCCCACAGTTGCTaccccattttttttaaaatttttaaaaattatttttgtttaataaattaattaattaaaattcaagttataattttttagtATTTCTCTaaacgaaaattttaaaataaaatctattttaataaaactgaaataataaaaaaaaccaaaatttcatttataaatATCCATCTTCTTTCACAAAGTATTTCATTTGTACGTTATTCtatagtaatattttaatattataaataagttACCATTAGTAAACTAAGGTTAAATAATTTtaagtaataaatatatttaaaaataataatattatttattttaacccAAAACCCTTCGTATTCCTCTATATAAACTCCATTAACGCACTTTTCACCGAGTCTCACTTCTCTATCTCTACGTATACATGCTGATACAGTGATACATTTACGATTCTGGTAGTTGACATATATTCAATGTAAGGACTCTCCTTCGAAACAATTACAGCGTAACGTTCTTCAGGAAGTTAGGGAGTTTTTATTAGTTTTGCTTCTGGTTTTTCGGTTTGACGGTGTTTGTATCAAATGGGAAGTTATCAGAATTGTACTAATGGTGGTGGGACCGAGCGGCCCCCGAAGGATGACATCGTTGAGTTCGTTTCAGGGTAAGAAAATAAAATCGGCGGCTGTGTATAGAGCTGGGTCGGAGGTGGTTGGAATCGTCAACGTGTTGCATGGCTCCGATCCAGTGCGAATCGAGCTCGCTCGTCTCGGAAACGAAGTTCGAGGTTTGTGATCATTCTGTGCATGGGTTTTggcattttttttcctttcaaaacTCTTGATTTCTCCACAGATTAGgattatttttgtttgtttgttgattattttttagttttggtGAGTAAATGCATTTCCTTTTGTTTctgtaatatatttttgtaatatattaTTGATTGATGATATTGTAACACGAAGGCAATCCATTATTTAATCATCATGATGGACCACAACGTTTCAGTTATGAAAATGAATTCAATTTCCATCCGTCTCAATTCGCGTGTTGCCAAATGAcgattatttcattttatttacttAGTGCTCTAATTAAGTAGGATCTACTAAACATGTATTCTGAATCCATGCAAATTGCGATTATGTTTTGTCAGcattgattttgtttttcaagCATCTCTGTCGACAGGGAAAGCTGTTTTGTTGGTGAGTTTTGAAAATTATGTCTTACTGGCACGAAAGACTGTAAAAAgatcaatattttatattttcttgatCTGGAAGAATGTTGATTTGAAGTAAATTTTGTTGTAAACTAAAGTTTTCATGAAAATGGAATGAAATATATCTTAAAATAAGAAAGATGAGTCTCTAGAGCGTTACGGATGACTTCTCTTCCACGAAAATGCGCAGCCATGGGATTTATAAGTATGACTCAATAAAAGACCTAAAGAGGATGTGATCTTAGAAACCAATAGTATGTTGTATTGAATTCGGTTCAAGAATCAAAATTAATGTACTTTTGAGGGCCTTTTATGCTAAATAATTGGCAATTTTATAAGAAGATCATTTGAATACTGCATCATTTGGCGAGTTTAAAATTGCGCTTATGTGTTGTGGATGTGCAATTGGAGTTTTCTTTCTCTTGGAATTAAAGAGAAGAAAATAGAATTTCTGTGACCAGTCTCCAATCATGCAGCTGGTTTGGTGCTATATTGGCCTTAGATGCCGAAATTTCTCGTGGGACAAAAATAAAACGAGagaaaaaagataaaaagaaaattttggacAGCATGCATGTGGTAGTGCTGATGATTGAAAGTAAAGCTAATTTCATACGCCCCATTCGGTTTTGCGcataatgtttttattttaaagatacTGTGTTGTTCGACTTTTTAAGTGTTCTTGTATTTATTGAACCtgaaaatgtgaattttggcatTATTGATATATTATAAGTAAATAAATTGCCACAATCAACTCTTTTCTATCAATGAATGATGTTATGTGTTCGTTTGCTTTCCTTTTCTGCCTTGTCTTGGTTTTTATAACATAAACTAAGGCTTCACGCTCATTCAGATTTTGGGAAATTTGTAGACGCAGAGAGTATATCACCAATTCTTAAGAGAATTCTTACCTTATCTTATTGATGTATTGCAATTTAAATGCTTGAATCAGTCTGGGGGAAATAGAattgtatacatggtttatgaaTACTGTGCATTCTGaaatatattcaattttttcaatACAACCTGGACTATGAAATCCAGATGATTCTTGGCTAAAGCTTGTTAAGTTGTGGTAAACATCATTATAAATGCATGGCATGATTTTAGATAATGAGATTGCTTACTTTTGACATGAAAGTCCTGGATGGTCCTTGTTACTCATCGAAACTGTAACCAAAAATAATGTTGCACAAATTGTAGAGAAAGAGAGAGAACTAGGAGATGCAAATGCGGAAATCAAGGCTTTAAAGCACTCAGAGCGTCTTAAAGAGAAGGCAGTTGTAGAGGTACATGTATTACCATAAACAgccatatttgtttttttttttttgcttcttGCCAAGGGAGGATTTTGCAGATCATCAGATTGTCTCATTTTGAATTCATGCAATGATGAAATATCTTCTTATGCCACTGTACTTTTTGCATTTATGACTACTTGTGAGGATACTTAACGCATTTTTATGTCTCATTTAGCTTACTGACAAGCTTCGAGAAGTAGATGTTAAGTCAAAAGCTACTGAAGCTCTGCTCGAAACGAAGGTGCATTTCTGGTTGTTTGAAATATTCTAGTTTCTTTGAGTGAAAGAAGACTTATGAGAGTTATTGATGTATCAAATCCAAAAACAACAAGTGACATTACATTGTTGCTCGTGAATTTCAGAACCTAGAAATCAAGAATATCAATGAGGAGAAAAAATCAGCTCTCGCCTCACAATTTGCTGCAGAAGGCACGCTTCGAAGAGTGCATGCCGCACATAAAGATGGTGAGATGCCTCCCTTCGAGGCAATCATTGCACCTTTGGAGGCCGAGTTGAAGTTGGCACGGTTGGAGGTACTCGTCAACTTCAACACATTGGTATCATTAAGCtaaaaaatacattataaaataaaatttgattctACTAAGATTGTGcttcataaaaatgatattctaCAATTGTTATCTCTAGATATTTTTATGTGTATAAAAGGGCTGATGATTTAATTCTCAATATGACTGTATTTTGAGATAAATGGTTATTTAGAGTTCTCTGGGCATTTTATCTTTGTCAACAACATTGTCCTTAATGACTGAACCCCGTAAATAATGTGAAATGTTTTCTCcactacatttttttaaataaggttTCAAAAAAGTTCTCATGTTTTCGGGTGACATGTACGTACCTTGTCTATAGGTTACGAAACTACAGGATGACAGTAGAGCACTTGACAGGCTTACTAAATCTAAAGAGAATGCTCTCCTGGAAGCAGAAcattcagttcaaatggccCTGGCAAAAGCATCTTTAGTTGATGATTTTCAGAACAAAAATTTAGAGTTGATAAAACTGATTGGAATGTGTAAGGTTTGGCAAATTTAGATAAATTGGTGCATCTTTCATGTGAGTAAATTGGTAATAAAGATATCTGATGAAATTGTGGATTTAAAATTAGGAGGAGAACAGAATATTGGACAAAATGCATAGGCAGAAGGTTGTGGAGGTTGAAAAGCTAACACAATCTATTTGTGAGCTTGAGGAAGCTGTTTTGGCTGGCGGTGCTGCAGCAAATGCTGTACGTGATTACCAGAGAAAGGTCGAAGAGATAAATGTAAATAACCGAAACTATGGTTTTAGTTTCTTTGCACAAATATTCCATTGTATACCTTGTGCTGTTTGGTGTAATGTGAATTTCTCGAGGCATTTCTAATCGCTAATGTTGGGCAGGAAGAAAAAAGAGTTCTAGACCGTGAACTTGCACGTGCAAAGGTTTCAGCAGAGCGTGTTGCTGTTGTGGTTGCAAATGATTGGAAAGATGCCAATGACAAAGTAATGCCTGTAAAGCAGTGGCTGGAAGAAAGAAAATTTTACCAGGTCtactaaatattttgtttgagaATATTCCTTTGATCATACGGAATGATCTCTGCAAGTCTGCCGATGCTAGAGCTGTTCTttgctttttgttttttttatccaGGGAGAAATGCAACGGCTGAGAGATAAGCTTGCAATATCAGAGCGTGCTGCCAAGGCAGAAGCAAAGTTAAAGGTAACAAAATGAATTACTCTCAGTTTACTGGCTACGTCGTTTCAGATAAATACTGATCTTGATTCTCTTATCTTCATAGGATAAATACCAGTTACGCTTCAAAGTATTAGAGGAAAGGCTTAAATCATATCCCAAAGGTACTGTCTATGCTTCCTCACCCAGACAAAGTATGAGCAATTCAAGAACACAACGGCTCTCACTTGGAGGACCAGAGAACCTCTCCAGATCATCCACGGTTGGATCTTTATCTAGAAATGATAACTTTTACAGATCATCAAAGATAAGTGATGCAAGCACGCTCTTGAAGCAGCAGGCAAAGAATTTGTCTACTTCTTTCGATGGTGATTGCAGATTATCAATCAATGGCAACATGCATTCAGACATAAATGTGAGAGATGGGAGCGAAAATAATGGAGTAATTACTGTCCTTGGAAATGCTGATGGTGGGACTTTGATGAAGaacccaaaaacaaaaaatgaagaTTATGTTTCGGGAACATTATACGATATGTTGCAGAAGGAGGTTATAGCGCTGCGGAAAGCATGCCATGAGAAAGACCAGAGCCTGAAAGATAAAGACCACTCCATAGAGGTTTGATGATGCATTTCTCGTTCGTGGTTTGTAGTTGACCCTCCCACTTTTGTTCCCTTCATCCATTATCAGTGTCTACTTTTTGGAATGGAAATGTCCCAGATACTAGCAAAAAAGGTTGAAACATTAAACAAAGCAATGGAAGTTGAGGCCAAGAAAATGCGTAGAGAAGTAGAAGTCATGGAAAAAGAATTTTGGATTGATGTATTTGAAACGATAGATTTCAAATGATGAAATGCTATTTTCCGTTTAGTTGGTAGAAATGCCTGACGGGTTTTGCTTGATTTTTGCAGGAACGGGCAGTAGCATAGGTAGATGTCTTGTGCATTGCAAAGGCCATGGATTCTTTGCTCAAGAATTGATCCGGAGATATTGCTTCTACTAGTTATGGTAGTGAAATTGTTGAGTTCTTCCATAGAAACACATAAACAAATCTCGAGTTTTTATCTTGTTTTCCACAGAAATGTAAACAAATATATTCCTTTAATGTATGTGTTTGGAACCTGAAATAAAATTTAGACATGGAATAGAAGATTGTAAtggttatattttatttcaataatgTGTGGAAATGAATCAAGTAATTTAATTGCAATGTTTGAAAACCTGCATGATCTATCTTTTGTATTAGAGGGTTTTAGCATAAAATATGTTGCAACTCAGCGAGTGATGATCAGGATTTGTGAGTGTTCATAATCTTGCTTAGGTAAACTCGAATAAACCACTAATTGAATAGCTCTGCTCACTTACAGAATTATCAGTACAATAACATAGGTTATGAGCATAATTTATCTAAGCAATACAATTTAAAATGGAGAAATTCAATgctataataatattatattgaaaataaaagttaCATATCTTTAATTTCGTTTTGCTTCtactatttttgtttttttgaggattttttttcttttcaacccGAAAAGGGTGTATGGTTAGATTCCATTTCAGTCTGTGAACCGAAACATTCAAGCCGAACCGAACTAAAATTTTCGGTTTGGCTTGAAATTTAcccaattttttgtttttgttttgtttttttgttttttttttttggttttgtttttcgataataataatttatgctTTAAAAACAAGGAGTATTCATTGATCTAAAATCGTGTTTTGAAACTCGTAAAAACAAGCTATCTACT contains:
- the LOC140968124 gene encoding microtubule-associated protein 70-2-like, producing the protein MVVGPSGPRRMTSLSSFQGKKIKSAAVYRAGSEVVGIVNVLHGSDPVRIELARLGNEVREKERELGDANAEIKALKHSERLKEKAVVELTDKLREVDVKSKATEALLETKNLEIKNINEEKKSALASQFAAEGTLRRVHAAHKDGEMPPFEAIIAPLEAELKLARLEVTKLQDDSRALDRLTKSKENALLEAEHSVQMALAKASLVDDFQNKNLELIKLIGMCKEENRILDKMHRQKVVEVEKLTQSICELEEAVLAGGAAANAVRDYQRKVEEINEEKRVLDRELARAKVSAERVAVVVANDWKDANDKVMPVKQWLEERKFYQGEMQRLRDKLAISERAAKAEAKLKDKYQLRFKVLEERLKSYPKGTVYASSPRQSMSNSRTQRLSLGGPENLSRSSTVGSLSRNDNFYRSSKISDASTLLKQQAKNLSTSFDGDCRLSINGNMHSDINVRDGSENNGVITVLGNADGGTLMKNPKTKNEDYVSGTLYDMLQKEVIALRKACHEKDQSLKDKDHSIEILAKKVETLNKAMEVEAKKMRREVEVMEKEFWIDERAVA